The Thermoclostridium stercorarium subsp. stercorarium DSM 8532 genome contains a region encoding:
- a CDS encoding TraX family protein encodes MKKGLNGFQLKIIACIIMVIDHAGALFFPDKLIFRIIGRVAFPIFAFFIAEGFFHTRSVRKYLARLGICAVLFQIPDWFSRVYAEISGNPDFGVRYKFNIFATLFFGLLAVTLYDRLKSKKQWLSWTAALAVAILAETAGADYGAYGVLYILVFYLTRENILYMLFGVISLHMAYAAYDIVMSLVTSGTVIVTDSIQLYSLMAIPLIALYNNERGRKAKYVFYVFYPVHLIVLYVIDLII; translated from the coding sequence ATGAAAAAAGGTTTGAACGGTTTTCAGCTGAAAATTATTGCATGCATTATAATGGTTATAGATCACGCAGGCGCTCTGTTTTTTCCCGATAAATTAATTTTTCGGATAATAGGCCGGGTTGCTTTCCCGATTTTTGCTTTTTTCATAGCCGAAGGCTTTTTTCACACCCGTTCGGTAAGAAAATACTTGGCAAGGTTGGGAATATGTGCGGTATTGTTTCAGATTCCCGACTGGTTTTCGCGGGTTTATGCTGAAATATCCGGCAATCCCGATTTTGGGGTGCGTTATAAGTTCAATATATTTGCGACGCTGTTTTTCGGGCTTTTGGCAGTTACTCTTTATGACAGGCTGAAGTCTAAAAAGCAGTGGCTTTCGTGGACGGCGGCCTTGGCCGTTGCAATTCTGGCGGAAACGGCAGGCGCGGACTATGGTGCATACGGTGTATTGTACATACTGGTTTTTTATCTTACACGGGAAAATATACTTTATATGCTGTTTGGCGTGATATCGCTGCATATGGCGTATGCAGCTTACGACATTGTAATGAGTTTGGTGACTTCGGGTACCGTTATTGTTACAGATTCAATCCAGCTTTACTCTCTAATGGCCATTCCTCTTATTGCGCTTTACAATAACGAAAGGGGAAGAAAGGCAAAATATGTTTTTTATGTATTCTATCCCGTGCATCTGATTGTGCTGTACGTAATAGACCTGATTATATGA
- a CDS encoding BMP family ABC transporter substrate-binding protein, whose product MRQLPDVYRAARRMAIREYSSYISQGRNGYLPFLDGILKNMEIVSEVDLGIVEIPVKKIKGTYTYMRSTSFARNFMPLMDEDSEFASKWMAVYDAQINEGLRDPIKVYEYLNWFYVVEGNKRVSVLKYLNVYSYNAHVIRLIPKYDEQNKDIRLYYAFLKFYRNTGINEIWFSDERSFDALWKLIRNYEPPNLMLKGKERFRFFLNAVYRVFRKVYHELGGQNLPITTGDAFLDYIRLNGVPEQFFEDELRPSLERFILELDYYKHNSDIHIETQPVLKDERSFLSRLTTIRRHEEKIKVGFAIAKDIKTSSWSYAHELGRMHLEKVMKDQVETVCIDHVPETLEAYHYLKSLVDQGCEVIFSTSPEMINATLKLALEYPNIIFLNCSNMYSFKHVRTYFGRIHEPRFLAGITAGALTKTDKIGYIATCPTAEVISSINAFALGAKMVNADAEIFVEWTCDWDNEASTNSAGLKLARRGVDIISHHNTLANRKFSKEYGVYSIRYDEKEENYTVENYISVPVWNWGIFYEKMVRSIMEGGIRSSADGTGKGVIRNYWWGMDSGILDFFYSRRLIPPETQKLINFLKDSIIEGRFNVFSGPLYDQQGRLRIPAGKSASREEIFSMDWLLDFINGEIPEIDTFYDFSDLSTGKMT is encoded by the coding sequence ATGCGGCAGTTACCGGATGTATACAGAGCAGCAAGACGGATGGCAATTCGAGAGTATTCCAGTTATATTTCCCAGGGCAGAAACGGATATCTTCCTTTTCTGGACGGTATATTGAAGAACATGGAAATAGTCTCAGAAGTGGATCTGGGTATAGTTGAAATACCGGTGAAGAAAATAAAAGGCACCTATACATATATGCGCAGCACATCTTTCGCGAGAAATTTCATGCCGTTGATGGATGAAGACAGCGAGTTTGCATCCAAGTGGATGGCGGTTTATGATGCGCAGATAAATGAGGGATTAAGAGATCCCATTAAGGTGTATGAATATCTTAACTGGTTTTATGTCGTGGAGGGCAACAAACGCGTCAGCGTATTAAAATATTTAAATGTGTACAGCTATAACGCCCATGTCATAAGGCTTATTCCAAAGTACGATGAACAGAATAAGGATATACGGCTGTATTATGCTTTTCTGAAATTTTACAGGAATACAGGCATAAATGAAATATGGTTTTCCGATGAAAGAAGCTTTGATGCGCTGTGGAAATTGATCCGGAATTATGAGCCGCCTAATTTAATGCTGAAAGGCAAGGAAAGGTTCAGATTCTTCCTGAATGCGGTATACCGCGTTTTCAGGAAGGTTTACCATGAGCTCGGGGGGCAGAATTTGCCGATAACCACAGGCGACGCGTTTTTGGATTACATAAGGTTAAACGGTGTCCCCGAACAGTTTTTTGAAGATGAGCTGAGACCTTCTCTTGAAAGGTTTATTCTTGAACTGGACTATTACAAGCACAACTCGGATATCCATATAGAAACCCAGCCTGTTCTGAAGGATGAGAGAAGTTTTTTAAGCAGGCTTACGACAATCAGGCGGCATGAAGAAAAGATTAAGGTGGGTTTCGCCATCGCGAAGGATATAAAAACGTCAAGCTGGTCCTACGCCCATGAACTGGGCAGAATGCATCTGGAAAAGGTTATGAAGGATCAGGTTGAGACGGTTTGTATAGATCATGTCCCTGAAACGCTGGAAGCTTATCATTATTTAAAAAGTCTTGTGGATCAGGGGTGTGAGGTTATTTTCTCAACAAGCCCCGAAATGATTAATGCCACGCTGAAACTGGCGCTGGAATATCCGAATATAATATTCCTAAACTGCTCGAATATGTATTCTTTTAAGCATGTAAGAACCTATTTCGGAAGGATCCACGAACCGCGTTTTCTGGCCGGAATAACTGCGGGGGCTCTTACAAAGACCGATAAAATCGGATACATTGCAACATGCCCGACTGCTGAAGTGATAAGCAGCATTAACGCTTTCGCCCTTGGTGCGAAAATGGTGAATGCAGACGCGGAAATTTTCGTGGAGTGGACCTGTGACTGGGATAATGAGGCGAGTACGAATTCCGCCGGCCTGAAACTTGCCCGAAGGGGCGTTGATATAATCTCCCACCATAATACACTGGCCAACCGGAAATTTTCAAAGGAATACGGCGTTTACTCCATACGGTATGACGAAAAGGAAGAAAATTATACGGTAGAGAACTATATTTCGGTGCCTGTCTGGAACTGGGGAATTTTTTACGAAAAAATGGTCCGCAGTATTATGGAAGGCGGTATCCGCTCTTCCGCAGACGGGACGGGAAAAGGCGTTATAAGAAACTACTGGTGGGGAATGGACTCTGGGATTTTGGACTTTTTCTATTCAAGAAGGCTTATACCGCCTGAAACCCAAAAATTAATCAACTTTTTGAAGGATTCAATCATAGAAGGAAGGTTCAATGTATTTTCCGGGCCACTGTATGATCAACAGGGAAGACTGAGAATTCCTGCGGGCAAATCGGCATCAAGGGAAGAAATTTTCTCAATGGACTGGCTGCTGGATTTTATAAACGGCGAAATACCGGAAATTGATACATTTTACGATTTTTCCGATCTGTCCACCGGAAAAATGACCTAA
- a CDS encoding metallophosphoesterase family protein, whose translation MKILLVADKENDFIWDHFDAERFKGIELIISCGDLQPSYLSFLVTMINVPLFYVHGNHDTIYTHHPPEGCDSIEDRIVTFKGYRFLGLGGTMKYSGRPHQYTEREMEKRIRKLKRQIRKHNGFDILVTHAPAFGIGDGKDLCHTGFKSFLTLMDEYSPKYMFHGHMHLNYGRIERIQQYKNTTIINCYDHYIIDI comes from the coding sequence ATGAAAATTTTACTTGTGGCCGATAAGGAAAACGACTTTATATGGGACCATTTCGACGCCGAACGGTTTAAAGGCATTGAGCTGATAATATCCTGTGGCGATCTTCAGCCCAGTTACCTGTCATTTCTGGTTACAATGATTAACGTACCGCTTTTCTATGTCCATGGCAACCACGACACAATTTACACCCATCATCCGCCCGAGGGATGCGATTCAATTGAAGACAGGATAGTAACATTCAAGGGATACAGATTTCTTGGACTTGGCGGAACCATGAAATACAGCGGCCGCCCGCATCAGTATACAGAAAGGGAAATGGAAAAAAGAATACGCAAACTAAAACGGCAGATCAGAAAACATAACGGATTTGACATCCTTGTCACCCATGCGCCTGCCTTTGGCATCGGGGACGGAAAAGACCTGTGCCATACCGGTTTTAAAAGTTTTCTGACCCTTATGGATGAATACAGCCCCAAATACATGTTTCATGGCCACATGCATCTTAATTACGGCAGAATAGAAAGAATACAGCAATACAAAAACACTACAATCATAAATTGTTATGATCATTATATCATTGATATTTAG
- a CDS encoding DUF6320 domain-containing protein, translating into MPYCVKCGVELDTKLKACPLCKTPVYMPDETDENANKPYPERIQKEHPRYVNLVPSKAFVYLMTFILIIPLIVCLMIDLRKNGTITWSFYPVTSIILVWILMAYPALMKRYSFLKVLTIDIYSLVLFLISLDAYSGNFLSWSVYPVASLLLVWVYFLLGFLFGKRHPFFLAFIAYISTGLYLYLIEQATGSLWFFDLALPLLTLLLALTLLTFILSRFKFFGGIALVGLIFCAISAFCFGAEFIINRFVFGNGLSLFWSLIVAGVLLPIAAFLFFVQRNEELRLYLEKKFHI; encoded by the coding sequence ATGCCATACTGTGTTAAATGCGGCGTAGAGCTTGACACTAAGCTTAAAGCCTGTCCTTTGTGCAAAACCCCTGTTTATATGCCAGACGAAACTGATGAAAATGCAAACAAACCATATCCTGAAAGAATACAAAAGGAACATCCCAGGTACGTGAATTTAGTGCCTAGTAAAGCTTTTGTATATCTTATGACGTTTATTCTCATAATACCGCTTATTGTATGCCTGATGATTGATTTACGCAAAAACGGCACGATAACTTGGTCTTTTTACCCTGTCACATCAATAATTCTTGTATGGATACTCATGGCATATCCCGCCCTTATGAAACGATACAGCTTTCTGAAGGTGCTGACTATAGATATTTATTCGCTCGTACTGTTTTTGATTTCCCTTGACGCATATTCGGGGAATTTCCTGAGCTGGTCGGTGTACCCTGTCGCATCCCTTCTGCTTGTATGGGTTTATTTTCTGCTGGGCTTCCTTTTCGGAAAAAGACATCCCTTTTTTCTTGCCTTCATTGCATACATCAGCACCGGATTGTACTTATATTTAATCGAGCAGGCGACCGGAAGCTTGTGGTTCTTTGACCTTGCCCTGCCATTACTTACACTGCTTCTTGCATTAACGCTGCTGACCTTTATTCTTTCCCGCTTTAAGTTTTTCGGAGGCATTGCTCTGGTAGGGCTTATTTTCTGTGCCATAAGTGCTTTTTGTTTCGGGGCGGAATTTATTATAAACCGTTTTGTCTTTGGGAACGGCCTGTCACTGTTCTGGTCACTGATTGTTGCAGGCGTACTGCTTCCGATAGCGGCTTTTCTGTTTTTTGTGCAGAGAAATGAGGAACTGCGTTTATATCTGGAAAAGAAATTTCATATATAA
- a CDS encoding homoserine dehydrogenase has translation MREVQIAFLGLGNVGSGVYKILQMRKKEFEEKEDLRINIKRILVRNINKKRAVEVDRNILTDNPDDILNDPEISIVAEFIGGEKPALEYLLKALNSGKTVVTANKEVIARHWEKLDEAAKASGAGLYYEASVCGGIPVIKAIQESLQANRIERIMGIINGTTNYILTKMSENNERFEEALRKAQELGYAEPDPTADIEGYDAAFKLSILSTLCFHKRVHLDNILREGITNITLEDISYGRELGYALKLLAIAKDNDGKVEARVHPTFIPLNHPLSSVRSSFNAVYLKGDCFGDMMFFGRGAGDLPTGSAVVSDILTACGRKEHRYMDFGKKTADAVYNDDWKTKYYVRLTVKDQPGVLAEIAGYFGKYQVSIASVIQKGYGDTTAPLIFVTHEASEKSIQKAIAEIRESKYVISVDNLIRVEE, from the coding sequence ATGCGTGAGGTCCAGATAGCTTTCCTTGGGCTTGGAAATGTGGGTAGCGGTGTTTATAAAATCCTTCAAATGCGCAAAAAAGAATTCGAGGAGAAAGAGGATCTGCGTATTAATATAAAAAGAATACTGGTCAGAAATATTAACAAAAAAAGGGCAGTTGAGGTGGACAGAAATATACTTACCGATAATCCCGATGATATACTGAATGATCCGGAAATTTCCATAGTAGCCGAGTTCATCGGCGGCGAGAAACCGGCGTTGGAATATCTTCTTAAAGCACTGAACAGCGGCAAGACCGTTGTAACCGCAAACAAGGAAGTAATAGCAAGACATTGGGAAAAACTTGACGAAGCGGCAAAGGCAAGCGGTGCCGGGCTCTACTATGAAGCCAGTGTATGCGGCGGAATCCCCGTAATAAAAGCAATACAGGAATCCCTTCAGGCAAACCGGATTGAAAGAATAATGGGAATTATAAACGGAACGACGAATTATATTTTAACAAAAATGTCCGAAAACAATGAAAGGTTTGAAGAAGCATTGCGAAAAGCCCAGGAACTGGGATATGCTGAACCCGATCCGACAGCTGACATAGAGGGATACGATGCTGCGTTCAAACTTTCAATTCTTTCAACTCTTTGTTTTCACAAAAGGGTGCATCTGGACAACATTCTGAGGGAAGGAATAACAAACATTACCCTTGAAGACATATCCTACGGCCGGGAGCTGGGTTACGCACTGAAATTGCTGGCAATTGCAAAGGATAATGACGGAAAGGTGGAAGCGCGGGTTCATCCCACGTTTATTCCGCTGAATCATCCGCTTTCTTCGGTAAGAAGCTCTTTCAATGCCGTATACCTTAAAGGCGACTGTTTCGGCGATATGATGTTTTTCGGGCGCGGAGCGGGTGATCTTCCAACGGGCAGCGCGGTTGTGTCCGATATACTCACCGCCTGCGGCAGAAAAGAGCACCGGTATATGGATTTTGGCAAGAAAACGGCTGATGCGGTTTACAATGATGACTGGAAGACAAAGTATTATGTAAGGTTGACCGTAAAGGACCAGCCGGGAGTTCTGGCCGAAATAGCAGGCTATTTTGGAAAATACCAAGTAAGTATAGCGTCGGTTATTCAAAAAGGATATGGCGACACAACAGCGCCACTGATATTTGTTACACATGAAGCCTCTGAAAAGTCGATACAGAAAGCCATCGCTGAAATCCGTGAAAGTAAATACGTTATAAGCGTTGATAATCTAATCAGGGTTGAAGAATAA
- a CDS encoding ABC transporter ATP-binding protein: protein MARNKFDVDETLETEFNIEHIKRLWTYIRPYKKELFTTLLMMILSNLAVLLGPYLLRYAINSIIPAHDTLSLILVSLLFLFSIYISMICLKYRIRMMSQIAQNVILNLRRDLFVHLQKLSFNYYDNRPHGKIIIRVVNYVNSLNDLLQNGIINMMTDLFSLVLIIGFMLSINVRLTLVSLTGVPVLVAVLFILKKMQRERWQKVSRKQSNMNAYLHETINGMKVTQSFVREEENEKIYERTSNECRTSWISAVRANALLWPITENISVLTISLMYIAGVVWIANEDIAVGDFIAFASYISNFWAPITNLGNFYNQIIQATAYLERIFETLDEPILIKNAEDSYPLPPIKGEVEFKNVVFCYEKDIPVLKNVSFKVNPGETIALVGATGSGKTTIINLLSRFYDIQSGQILIDGHDIKKVTLESLRSQVGVMLQDTFIFSGTVMDNIRYGKPDATDEEVIQAAKEVMAHDFIMEMENGYYTEVNERGSRLSVGQRQLISFARTLLSDPKILILDEATSSIDTKTEKAIQIALERLLKGRTAFIIAHRLSTIKNADRILHISHGRITEAGTHEELMKLKGDYYKLYMSQYKLLHGGREAV, encoded by the coding sequence ATGGCACGGAATAAATTCGATGTGGATGAAACCCTTGAAACCGAGTTTAATATAGAACATATAAAAAGGCTATGGACATATATAAGGCCCTACAAAAAAGAACTTTTTACAACCCTGTTAATGATGATTCTTTCAAACCTCGCAGTACTGCTTGGTCCATACCTTTTAAGGTATGCCATAAACAGCATTATACCGGCACATGATACATTAAGCCTTATTCTGGTTTCACTTTTGTTTCTTTTTTCAATTTACATAAGTATGATCTGCTTGAAATACAGGATCAGAATGATGTCGCAGATTGCCCAGAACGTAATACTGAACCTGAGGCGTGACCTGTTTGTCCATCTGCAGAAACTGTCTTTTAATTACTATGACAACAGACCTCACGGCAAAATAATCATAAGGGTTGTGAACTATGTCAATTCTTTGAATGATCTTCTTCAAAACGGCATCATCAACATGATGACCGATTTGTTCAGCCTGGTTCTGATAATTGGTTTTATGCTGTCAATCAATGTCCGGCTGACCCTTGTAAGCCTTACAGGCGTTCCGGTGCTTGTGGCCGTGCTGTTCATTCTCAAGAAAATGCAGAGGGAACGCTGGCAAAAAGTCAGCCGCAAACAATCCAACATGAACGCATACCTGCATGAGACAATTAACGGCATGAAAGTAACTCAGTCCTTTGTGAGGGAGGAAGAAAACGAGAAAATATATGAGCGAACCAGTAACGAGTGCCGTACTTCCTGGATTTCGGCAGTCAGGGCAAATGCATTGTTATGGCCAATAACAGAAAATATCTCTGTTCTGACTATATCTTTAATGTACATTGCCGGCGTTGTATGGATCGCAAATGAGGATATTGCCGTAGGTGATTTCATCGCCTTTGCGTCCTATATAAGCAATTTCTGGGCTCCGATAACAAACCTCGGGAATTTTTATAACCAGATTATTCAGGCAACGGCGTATCTGGAACGAATATTTGAAACCCTTGATGAGCCCATATTGATTAAAAATGCGGAGGACAGTTATCCGCTTCCTCCGATAAAAGGTGAAGTGGAATTTAAAAATGTGGTATTCTGCTATGAAAAGGACATACCCGTATTAAAAAACGTAAGTTTTAAAGTTAATCCCGGTGAAACAATCGCGCTGGTCGGTGCCACCGGTTCGGGTAAAACCACAATTATAAACCTGCTCAGCCGTTTTTATGATATACAGAGCGGACAAATACTGATAGACGGCCATGATATTAAAAAAGTAACCCTTGAATCTCTCAGAAGTCAGGTGGGCGTAATGTTACAGGATACTTTTATTTTCTCCGGGACGGTAATGGACAACATCCGGTACGGAAAACCCGACGCCACCGACGAAGAAGTAATTCAGGCAGCGAAAGAAGTTATGGCCCACGATTTTATAATGGAAATGGAAAACGGCTATTATACCGAAGTCAATGAACGGGGATCCAGGCTTTCGGTCGGGCAGCGTCAGTTGATTTCCTTTGCGAGGACGTTGCTTTCCGATCCCAAAATTCTTATCCTTGACGAAGCCACTTCCTCCATTGATACAAAAACCGAAAAAGCCATCCAGATCGCTCTTGAAAGGTTGCTTAAAGGCCGCACGGCGTTTATTATCGCCCATAGACTTTCGACCATTAAAAATGCCGACCGTATATTACATATATCCCATGGAAGAATTACCGAGGCGGGAACCCATGAGGAACTGATGAAGCTGAAGGGAGATTATTACAAACTCTACATGAGCCAGTATAAACTGCTTCACGGAGGAAGGGAAGCGGTTTAG
- a CDS encoding ABC transporter ATP-binding protein, whose amino-acid sequence MPNIKWLWGYLKKYGWMYGTGLLLLTFFSVLSLYVPQIMGRIVDEVIEGGRTELLKPLLLALIGATVFRTTLAYIHTLLQEKTSQNVIHDIRTEAYRRLNDQDFTFFDRNRTGDIMARMTGDMDAVRHFLAHVIPQFVKGTVTFVFAIWMMLRINVTFALCIFALMPVTCLITTRFGKEILPVLQEVRQQFSRLNTVVQENVSGHRVVKAFAREDFEINKFDKVNEDYRKANIKTARMWEKFLPPLDFMCNMNLFIILIVGGLFVSKGSITVGELVIFHGLAQRFNIPLRMIGWLTSDFQRFNASSSKIRELMYQEPKIKNVGIRIKNLDIKGKIEFRDVNFGYGDSHVLHDINFVIEPGQTAAFIGATGSGKSTIMNLILRFYETDEGLILVDGINVKNIDLKTLRNKISIAMQDVFLFTDTIEGNISYGVPNATFEDVKRVAEIAEADEFIRELPDGYDTIVGERGVGLSGGQKQRIALARTLLKNPDVLILDDTTSSLDLETEFKIQKALEKLNKKRTTLIITHRISSIMNADQIFVMDKGRIVERGTHEELLKKRGLYYDVYVNQMGDFDLNLTENREVC is encoded by the coding sequence ATGCCAAATATTAAATGGCTGTGGGGCTATCTTAAAAAATACGGCTGGATGTACGGAACCGGCCTTTTATTATTGACCTTTTTTTCGGTATTGAGCCTGTATGTACCGCAGATAATGGGAAGAATTGTAGACGAAGTTATAGAAGGCGGCAGAACGGAACTGTTAAAACCCCTTCTTCTTGCACTAATCGGTGCTACGGTTTTCAGAACAACTCTTGCGTATATTCACACCCTTCTTCAGGAAAAAACATCGCAAAACGTAATTCATGACATAAGAACCGAAGCCTACAGAAGGCTGAACGACCAGGATTTTACTTTCTTTGACAGGAACAGAACCGGCGATATCATGGCGAGGATGACCGGAGACATGGACGCTGTAAGGCATTTTCTCGCTCATGTAATTCCCCAGTTTGTCAAGGGAACAGTAACCTTTGTTTTCGCAATATGGATGATGCTTCGGATAAACGTAACGTTTGCGCTGTGTATTTTCGCGCTGATGCCGGTTACCTGTTTAATTACCACAAGGTTCGGTAAAGAAATCCTGCCTGTATTGCAGGAAGTAAGACAACAATTTTCAAGGCTTAATACCGTTGTTCAGGAAAATGTCAGCGGGCACAGGGTTGTTAAGGCGTTTGCCCGGGAAGATTTTGAGATAAATAAATTTGACAAGGTAAATGAAGACTACAGAAAAGCAAATATAAAAACCGCGAGGATGTGGGAAAAATTTCTCCCTCCACTCGACTTTATGTGTAATATGAATTTGTTCATTATACTAATTGTCGGAGGTCTCTTCGTTTCAAAAGGCTCCATCACCGTGGGAGAACTCGTGATATTCCACGGCCTTGCCCAGAGGTTCAATATTCCGCTGCGGATGATAGGGTGGCTTACGAGCGACTTCCAGCGCTTTAACGCAAGCAGCAGTAAAATACGGGAATTAATGTATCAGGAACCGAAAATCAAAAATGTCGGTATTAGAATTAAAAATCTGGACATTAAAGGAAAGATTGAATTCAGGGATGTAAATTTCGGTTATGGAGACAGCCATGTGCTTCATGATATAAATTTTGTCATTGAACCCGGTCAGACGGCCGCCTTTATAGGCGCGACAGGTTCGGGCAAAAGTACCATTATGAATCTTATCCTGAGATTTTATGAGACAGACGAAGGCCTTATACTCGTTGACGGCATAAATGTCAAGAATATCGATCTTAAAACGCTGAGGAACAAAATATCCATCGCAATGCAGGATGTTTTCCTTTTCACGGACACGATAGAAGGAAATATCTCTTACGGAGTTCCAAATGCCACTTTTGAGGACGTTAAACGAGTGGCCGAAATTGCCGAGGCCGATGAGTTCATAAGGGAACTTCCCGATGGTTACGACACCATTGTAGGCGAAAGGGGTGTAGGCCTTTCGGGCGGGCAGAAACAGAGAATCGCCCTTGCCAGAACTTTATTAAAAAATCCCGATGTTCTGATACTGGACGACACAACTTCAAGCCTCGATCTTGAAACAGAATTCAAGATACAGAAGGCGCTTGAAAAACTGAACAAAAAGAGAACTACGCTGATAATTACCCACAGAATTTCCTCAATAATGAACGCCGACCAGATTTTTGTCATGGACAAGGGAAGGATTGTAGAAAGAGGAACCCATGAAGAACTGCTGAAAAAAAGAGGCTTATATTACGATGTATACGTCAATCAGATGGGCGATTTTGACTTAAATCTGACTGAAAACAGGGAGGTTTGCTGA
- a CDS encoding AraC family transcriptional regulator has protein sequence MDFKIINPHHFNPRVLFIMRRFFDQANKTESHSHDFLSLIYILGGEGKYEVGGKIYDVGAGTFFICNPEVTHHRILTGKQRIEEFHVGISDLHLKGLPENYLIPKGEEPLFGLNRYRQEVISCINEIISEQQRNDETSVLMLKCIVMKLLVYIIKERYFSVCRPEKDVIPIERYGKTAMVDNIIAFLNENYMKPISLAQISANTYLSPVYVSKVFKDATGESPINYLIHLRLSKACELLESSDASVKEIARQVGYTDAYYFSKLFKKYYGISPMHYRKAGGKAAFRAHLQNEDEQM, from the coding sequence GTGGACTTTAAAATTATAAACCCGCATCATTTTAATCCAAGAGTTTTATTTATAATGCGCAGGTTCTTTGATCAGGCGAATAAAACTGAAAGCCATTCCCATGATTTTTTGTCTCTGATATATATTCTTGGCGGAGAAGGAAAGTATGAGGTCGGCGGAAAGATATATGACGTTGGCGCAGGGACGTTTTTCATATGCAATCCTGAAGTGACGCACCACCGAATTCTGACGGGAAAACAGCGGATTGAGGAGTTCCATGTTGGAATTTCCGATCTCCATTTAAAGGGACTTCCAGAAAATTATCTGATACCTAAAGGCGAAGAGCCGCTGTTTGGGCTTAACCGTTATCGTCAGGAAGTTATCAGCTGTATCAATGAAATTATTTCCGAACAGCAGAGAAACGACGAGACAAGTGTTTTAATGCTTAAATGCATTGTAATGAAATTGCTGGTATATATTATTAAAGAGCGTTATTTTTCGGTCTGCAGGCCCGAAAAGGATGTAATTCCGATAGAACGTTACGGAAAAACCGCCATGGTGGATAATATTATAGCCTTTTTAAACGAAAACTATATGAAGCCTATTTCACTGGCTCAGATTTCAGCAAATACGTACCTGAGTCCCGTTTATGTTTCGAAGGTTTTTAAGGATGCTACAGGCGAATCGCCTATAAATTACCTGATTCACCTGAGACTCTCAAAGGCATGCGAACTTTTGGAAAGCAGCGATGCCTCAGTCAAGGAAATAGCCAGACAGGTAGGGTATACCGACGCATATTATTTCAGTAAACTTTTCAAGAAATACTACGGAATTTCGCCGATGCATTACCGGAAGGCAGGCGGAAAAGCTGCTTTCAGAGCACATTTGCAGAATGAAGATGAACAGATGTAA
- a CDS encoding YbaB/EbfC family nucleoid-associated protein, whose translation MAKRGGFPMGMGGGAMNNIMKQAMKLQKEMEKAREELAEKTVEATSGGGAVKVVATCGKEIKQIEISQDVVDPDDVEMLQDLILAAVNEALRKADEETEAVMSKFTGGLGNIPGLF comes from the coding sequence ATGGCCAAAAGAGGAGGCTTCCCCATGGGAATGGGCGGAGGCGCTATGAACAATATTATGAAACAGGCAATGAAACTGCAGAAGGAAATGGAAAAGGCAAGGGAAGAACTTGCTGAAAAGACTGTTGAAGCCACAAGCGGCGGTGGTGCGGTAAAGGTTGTAGCCACCTGTGGAAAGGAAATCAAACAGATTGAAATATCCCAGGACGTAGTTGATCCGGATGATGTGGAAATGCTGCAGGATCTTATTCTGGCGGCGGTAAATGAGGCGCTCCGCAAAGCAGATGAGGAAACAGAGGCGGTAATGAGCAAATTTACAGGCGGACTGGGAAACATACCGGGATTATTCTGA